The DNA segment TGAGGAAAGCGCCCATAAGCATAATGCCGATTTGAACCAGGATTTAACGGCATGTTCCTCCTTAATTTTTCGCAGGTCCTGCCAGAAAAAATAAATGAAAACATAAGAGACAAAGATGGAAAGTGTCGAAAAGGTAATGGAAAAGAGCGCATAACCCTGGACAATAAATGTCAGTAACATCCCGTATGCGGTAATGGTATTGGCGAGAAGAATCCAATGGTATTTTCTATAATTGGTTTTTAGTCCGTTTTTCAAAAGATAGTTTACCAACAGTGCCATCAGGGCCAGGGTAACCCAACCTACAAAAGCAAAATGGGAGTGGCCATGCAGCAGGTGTTTCTGGCTGATCAAAGGCAAAGGGAAATTTATTTTGTACCGTAAAATGATGCCGGCCAGGGCCACTACGAAGAAATTCAGAAGGGCTGTTTTCAGCCATTTATTCAAATGAAAAGACGTTGATTCCATAAGCTTTGAAGCAATGTGTGATATAGGTTATAAATTTTCTCAATTACAGTAAAAATTACGGTTTAAAACATGATAAATATCATTTATTACCTGGCTTTGAAGTGATTTGTATCATTTCCTAAAACGGTTTATTGCAGTACTATTACATAGTTAAACAAACCAATATTTCGTTATGAAAAAACTATTTTTTATTTGCGCATTGGCCTTAGTAATAGCCGCTTGCGGTGGGAAGGTCAACAGCAGTTCGACAGAAACATCCGGAGAAACCGGCGCAGAGACAGCTGGCACAACTGAGCAGTCCGGTTACGATCCCAATCGCGGGGAGGGAAAATTTACCGAGGTCAAATTAGGGGAAAAACTTGATCATGCAATGGCCGGCAGAGGCAAGCAGGTTGCCGATTTAAAATGTACATCCTGTCATAAGCTGACCGACGAAAAGCTGGTAGGTCCGGGATGGGCAGGAGTAACCAGTCGGCATAAGGCAGAATGGATCATGAATTTTATGACCAATACTGACGTCATGATCGACAAAGATCCCAAGGTTCAGGCGATGTTGGAAATCTGTATGGTCCGGATGCCAAATCAAAGTCTTACGGACGAAAATGCGAGAGATATTCTGGAGTATCTCAGACAAAATGATGGTGTAAAATAATGTTCAATTAATATATGTTTTTATGAGAAAGTTTCTATACTCTGTTTATTCATTTGCAAGCGTTTTGATGCTGATGAATTTCTCTGGCTGTAAGCCTAAAAGCGCAGGAGATGCGACTGGAAGTGATGCCGCCGGAAAGGTGTATGTAGCACCAGGTAAGTACGATGAAATGTACAATTTTGTTTCCGGTGGTTTTAGCGGACAGGTCAGTGTTTACGGCATTCCTTCAGGCCGTTTATTGAGGGTGATTCCTGTCTTTTCCGTCGATCCTGAAAAGGGTTGGGGATATAGTGAAGAAACCAAGCCTATGTTAAATACCTCTCATGGCGAAGTACCATGGGGAGATCAGCATCACCTGGATCTGTCACAAACAAATGGGGAAATTGATGGACGCTGGCTGTTCGCGAACGAAAACAATACCCCAAGGGTAGCCAGGATAGATTTGAAAACCTTCCGGACTGCCGAAATTATAGAAATTCCAAACAGTGCCGGAAATCACTCTTCTCCCTTTATTACCGAAAATACCGAATATGTGGTGGCGGGTACACGTTTCAGTGTGCCTTTGGATAATGAGAATGGAGATGTTCCGATCAGTTCCTATAAGAAAAACTTTAAAGGGACACTGAGTTTCATTAGTGTAGCTCCAAAAGACGGGGAAATGAAACTTGCTTTTCAACTCCTGTTACCCGGTATGAACTTCGATTTAAGTCATAGCGGTAAAGGGCCAAGCGGTGGCTGGTTTTTCTTTAGCTGTTACAATTCTGAGCAGGCACATACTTTATTGGAAGTGAATGCTTCCAAACGGGATAAAGATTATATCCTTGCTGTGAATTGGAAAAAAGCAGAAGAATATGTGAGACAGGGAAAAGGGAAGAAAGTTAAAGCCAATTACACGCATAATAAATACAGCGAGTCTACCCACAATGCGACTTCAACCAACGAAAAGGAAACGATTGTTCTGGATGTAAAGGATTTCCCGGATCTGGTTTACATGATCCCTTGTCCTAAGTCGCCACACGGTTGTGATGTAGACCCTACTGGCGAATACATTGTTGGAAGCGGAAAGTTAGCTGCGCTAATTCCTGTATTTTCTTTCAGCAAGATCCAAAAGGCAATTGCCAACAAAACCTATGATGGTTCTTATGGTGGTATTCCGGTATTGAAATATGAAGCCGCATTGTATGGTGAAGTAAAGAAACCAGGTCTAGGCCCTTTACATACCGAGTTTGACGGTAAAGGAAACGCGTATACGACCTTCTTTATTTCTTCCGAAATCGTGAAATGGAGCATTAAGGACCTGAAAATATTAGACAGGCAGCCTACCTATTATTCTCCGGGCCATTTAACCATTGCAGGTGGGAATACTAAAAAACCTTATGGTAAATACCTGATTGCCTATAACAAGATTACCAAAGACCGTTTTTTACCTACTGGTCCGGAATTGGCTCAAAGTGCGCAATTGTTTGACATCAGCGGTGATAAAATGAAACTGCTTTTAGACTATCCAACTATTGGTGAACCGCATTATGCGCAAATGGCTCCTGCCGATTTGATTGCTAAAAATTCTCAAAAGATCTTTAAACTGGAAGAGAACAAAAACCCTTACGTAACGATGGGAGAAAAGAACTCCAAAGTGGTTCGTGAAGGGAATAAAGTTCATGTTTACATGACCGCCATGCGCTCCCATTTCTCTCCGGATAATATTGAGGGCATCCAGGTAGGTGATGAAGTTTATTTCCACGTCACCAATCTGGAACAAGATTGGGATGTACCCCATGGTTTTGGCGTAAAAGGTAATCTTAATGCTGAATTGCTGGTGATGCCAGGGGAGACCTCTACCTTAAAATGGGTTCCTAAAAAAACAGGCATCTTTCCATTTTACTGCACCGATTTCTGTAGCGCTTTACATCAGGAAATGCAGGGATATGTACGTGTTTCTCCAAAAGGATCCAATGTTCCGCTTTCCTTCAGTCTGGGCAAAAATTCAGAGGCTGCTGAAGAAGCATTAAAAAAATAACCACCCCATAAAAAAAAGCCAGGCAGATCTGATGCTCAGTTCTGCCTGGTTAATTAATTCCTGCCTCTTTAATATTATGTCCATCATTATGAAAACTGTTCAACTCAGCAATACCGTCAGACTGCTCGTTTTATTTTGCGGACTCGCGTTGTTCGTTGTCCTTTTTGTGCCCTTATGGCAAATTGAGCTGGCCGCTCCTCAATATCCGGAAGGGCTTGTGCTCAAGATGTACCCCCATAAACTTGCCGGCAATGTAGACATCATCAATGGCCTCAACCATTATATCGGGATGAAAACCCTGCATACGGAAGACTTTGTGGAGTTTAGGGTATTGCCTTACCTCATCGTTTTCTTTGCCATCTTTTGTCTGCTGGTGGCTTCGTTTTTAAAAACCTATAAATGGCTGGTGTCTGTATTTACCCTGTTCGTGATTTTTGGGGTAGTGGCCATGGCCGATTTCTGGCGATGGGAATACCAATATGGACATGATCTGGACCCGAATGCGGCGATTAACGTTCCGGGAATGAGCTATCAGCCTCCGCTGATCGGCTATAAACAACTTTTAAATTTTGGTGCCTATTCTATCCCAGATATCGGTGGATGGATCTTTATCGGCGTTGGTGGCCTGTTATTGACCGCCATTATCTTACAATACAGAACTCAGAAAAAAAGAATATTTACTATGGAAAAAGGAAAAGCAGCCCTTGCGGCTTTGTTTTTAATCGCGTTGCTGGCTTCCTGCAGCAGTGGCCCTCAGCCCATCCGGGTAGGAGTTGATGCCTGTGGCTTTTGTAAAATGGGCATTGCAGATCAGCGTTTTGGTGCAGAACTGATCACTAAAAAAGGAAAGGTTTACAAGTTCGACGACCTGCATTGCCTGCTTGAATTCAAAAAAACACAAACCGTTAAAACAGAAGATATGGGATCCATATATCTGGTCGACTATGAAAAGCCTCATGGATTTATAGAAGCAGAAAAAGCTTTTCTGCTGAAAAGTGATGCGCTAAGGTCCCCGATGGGCGGAAATATGGCCTGCTTTGGAAACCCACAGCAGCTAAAGGAAAAAGCAAAAATTGTTAAAGGTGAAGAAGTCAGTTTCCAAACATTGATGACCGCGAATTAATGAAAAGAACCTTATATACCCTTCTGATGCTCTGCTTTGCAGCTTTTTGTGCACAAGGTAAAACCATTCGTGTGGGCAAGTCAAAAGCCTTTAAGTCCATACAGGCGGCTATAGATTTCTCGGTAGCAGGAGATACCATTCTGGTGGATCCGGGCTTTTATAAAGAAAAGAACATTCTCATTCAGAAGTCCATTGCCTTAAAAGGGATTAACTTTCCTGTGCTTGATGGCGATAAACAATACGCCATCATTTCCATTAAGGCCAAAAACGTCCTGATTGAAGGTTTTAAATTACAGCGTACCGGAAGGTCAGAAATAAGGGATTTAGGTGCGATTATGATTTACGACAGTTATCAGGTTTCAGCCATCAATAACATCCTGGACGATACCAATTTTGGCATTTATGTGCAGAACAGTAAAAAATGCACCATCAAAAACAATTCGATCACGGCCTATGGTAAGAATGAGCTGCAGAGTGGAAACGGCATTCATTGCTGGCGCTCGGATAGCCTGATCATCATTGGAAATAAAATCAAAGGACACCGGGACGGCCTGTATTTTGAGTTTGTCAAAAATTCACTGATCTGGAGAAATGTCAGCACGAAGAACGTCCGCTATGGGATTCACTTTATGTTTTCAAACCGCAATACCTATATCGGAAATATTTTTGAAAGCAATGAGGCAGGAGTGGCAGTAATGTACAGCAAGCACATTCACATGTTTAACAACCACTTTTTAAACAACTGGGGGGATGCGGCTTATGGGATTTTGTTGAAGGACATTACAGACAGCGACATTTCCGGTAATTATTTTACCAGAAATACCGTCGGCCTGCACATGGAAGGTTGCAGCAGGATCAAGCTGTATCACAATACTTTTGAGCACAATGGCTGGGCCGTTAAAATACAGGCCAGTTGCGATGGAAACGATTTTACCAGAAGTAATTTTGTAGGAAATACCTTCGATATAGGGACCAATGGTTCATTGGTCTTGAATACGTTTACGGGCAATTACTGGGATAAATATGAAGGTTATGACCTTGGAAGAGATGGCCTGGGAGATGTGCCTTATCATCCGGTCAGCATGTACTCCATGATCATTGACAGCAATCCGGCAGCACTGATGCTTTTTAGAAGCCTGATTGTTTCCCTCTTAGATAAAACAGAAAAAATACTACCTGGTGTAACTCCTGAAAGTTTAAAGGACGATAAACCGGTTATGAAAAGAATCCCCTTATGATTGAAATAAAAGACATCACCAAGAGTTTCTCCAGGTTGAAAGCGTTAGACGGAATGTCTGTGACCTTTTCCAAAGGAGAGTGTATTGCCTTGCTCGGGCCAAATGGCTGTGGCAAAACCACACTGATCAAGACCATTTTAGGAATGGTAGTTCCGGATAGCGGAACGATTGAATTTGACCATCAACCGATTGCCGGACAATGGCTTTATCGCAACCGGATTGGCTACATGCCGCAAATAGGTCGCTATCCCGAGAATATGACCATTGCCAATGTTTTCGAAATGATGAAAGACATTAGAAAAGACAGTTGTAAAGAACTGGATGAAGACCTGATGGACAGCTTTGAGCTGAAAGCATTGATGCCTAAAAAAATGCACACCTTATCCGGAGGTACCCGCCAGAAAGTGAGTGCCTGTTTAAGTTTTCTCTTCAATCCGGATGTGTTGATCCTGGATGAACCTACTGCCGGACTGGATCCGGTTTCTTCTGAAAAACTGAAGGAGAAAATCATCCTGGAAAAAGAAAAAGGTAAACTGATCTTGATTACTTCACATGTTTTAAGTGAGCTGGATGACCTCGTCACAGAAGTCTTTTATATGCAGGACGGAAAGCGGGTGTTTTCAAAGAAAATAAAGCAATTGCAGGAAGAGACGGGGGAAGAAAGGTTGTCCAAAGCTGTTGCGAAAATGATGATGCTTTCCAATGAACAAAAACACGATAAATCATATACTTTCCAATGAAAAAAATCTACAAATACGTACTCCTCGATATTATTCAGAATAAAATAGTCCTCATTTATACCTTTTTATTGCTGGTGATTGCTTTCAGTGTTTTTACGTTAGAAAGCAATTCTGCGAAGGGATTGTTGAGCTTGCTGAACATTATCCTGATTATTGTTCCGCTGATCTGTATCATCTTTTCGACCATTTACATTTACAACAGTTCCGAATTTATAGAGCTGCTTGTTGGCCAGCCGGTAAAAAGAAAATCCATCTGGCTGAGTTTATTTGGGGGTCTGGCTTCGTCCTTGTCATTGGCTTTCTTCATTGGCGTAGGGATCCCAATCCTCCTGTATCATGCCGACAGCACAGGACTAATGATGATTGCAATGGGCTTGTTCTTAACTATCATCTTTGTGAGCATCGCAATGTTTGCTGCCGGCATCATTCGTGACAAGGCAAAAGGAATCGGCCTTTCTATACTGCTATGGCTCTATTTTTCCCTGATTTTTGATGCCATGGTATTGTTCCTGTTGTTCCAGTTTCAGGATTATCCACTGGAAAGGGTAATGGTGTTTTTCAGCTTTCTTAATCCGATTGATTTAGGCCGCATACAAATCTTATTGCAAATGGATATATCGGCGCTGATGGGCTATACAGGAGCCATATTCAGGGAGTTTTTTGGAAATGGTTTAGGTATTGTGATTTCTTTTCTGGGTTTATTTGTCTGGATTGTTTTTCCTTTGCTGATCTCGCTGAGGAAGTTTAAGAGGAAAGATCTTTAATCTATTCATACCTGATGGCATCTATAGGGTTTGCAATGGCTACCCTTATGGCTTGATAACTTACCGTAAGGTAGGCAATTATTAGGACTGCTAAGGCAGAGAGCAGGATCATAAATGCGCTGATCTCTATTCTGAAATCGAAATTGGAAAGCCATAAATTCATGAGCTGATAACTTATGGGAATACTGATCGTGATGGCGATCAATACCATTTTTACAAAATCCCAGCTGAGTAGGGTGACGATGCTGGTATGACTTGCACCCAGGATTTTTCGAACCCCGATTTCTTTAGTTCTCAACTCGGCACTATAGGC comes from the Pedobacter sp. FW305-3-2-15-E-R2A2 genome and includes:
- the nosZ gene encoding Sec-dependent nitrous-oxide reductase, translated to MRKFLYSVYSFASVLMLMNFSGCKPKSAGDATGSDAAGKVYVAPGKYDEMYNFVSGGFSGQVSVYGIPSGRLLRVIPVFSVDPEKGWGYSEETKPMLNTSHGEVPWGDQHHLDLSQTNGEIDGRWLFANENNTPRVARIDLKTFRTAEIIEIPNSAGNHSSPFITENTEYVVAGTRFSVPLDNENGDVPISSYKKNFKGTLSFISVAPKDGEMKLAFQLLLPGMNFDLSHSGKGPSGGWFFFSCYNSEQAHTLLEVNASKRDKDYILAVNWKKAEEYVRQGKGKKVKANYTHNKYSESTHNATSTNEKETIVLDVKDFPDLVYMIPCPKSPHGCDVDPTGEYIVGSGKLAALIPVFSFSKIQKAIANKTYDGSYGGIPVLKYEAALYGEVKKPGLGPLHTEFDGKGNAYTTFFISSEIVKWSIKDLKILDRQPTYYSPGHLTIAGGNTKKPYGKYLIAYNKITKDRFLPTGPELAQSAQLFDISGDKMKLLLDYPTIGEPHYAQMAPADLIAKNSQKIFKLEENKNPYVTMGEKNSKVVREGNKVHVYMTAMRSHFSPDNIEGIQVGDEVYFHVTNLEQDWDVPHGFGVKGNLNAELLVMPGETSTLKWVPKKTGIFPFYCTDFCSALHQEMQGYVRVSPKGSNVPLSFSLGKNSEAAEEALKK
- a CDS encoding nitrous oxide reductase accessory protein NosL gives rise to the protein MKTVQLSNTVRLLVLFCGLALFVVLFVPLWQIELAAPQYPEGLVLKMYPHKLAGNVDIINGLNHYIGMKTLHTEDFVEFRVLPYLIVFFAIFCLLVASFLKTYKWLVSVFTLFVIFGVVAMADFWRWEYQYGHDLDPNAAINVPGMSYQPPLIGYKQLLNFGAYSIPDIGGWIFIGVGGLLLTAIILQYRTQKKRIFTMEKGKAALAALFLIALLASCSSGPQPIRVGVDACGFCKMGIADQRFGAELITKKGKVYKFDDLHCLLEFKKTQTVKTEDMGSIYLVDYEKPHGFIEAEKAFLLKSDALRSPMGGNMACFGNPQQLKEKAKIVKGEEVSFQTLMTAN
- a CDS encoding ABC transporter ATP-binding protein, with the protein product MIEIKDITKSFSRLKALDGMSVTFSKGECIALLGPNGCGKTTLIKTILGMVVPDSGTIEFDHQPIAGQWLYRNRIGYMPQIGRYPENMTIANVFEMMKDIRKDSCKELDEDLMDSFELKALMPKKMHTLSGGTRQKVSACLSFLFNPDVLILDEPTAGLDPVSSEKLKEKIILEKEKGKLILITSHVLSELDDLVTEVFYMQDGKRVFSKKIKQLQEETGEERLSKAVAKMMMLSNEQKHDKSYTFQ
- a CDS encoding ABC transporter permease subunit — its product is MKKIYKYVLLDIIQNKIVLIYTFLLLVIAFSVFTLESNSAKGLLSLLNIILIIVPLICIIFSTIYIYNSSEFIELLVGQPVKRKSIWLSLFGGLASSLSLAFFIGVGIPILLYHADSTGLMMIAMGLFLTIIFVSIAMFAAGIIRDKAKGIGLSILLWLYFSLIFDAMVLFLLFQFQDYPLERVMVFFSFLNPIDLGRIQILLQMDISALMGYTGAIFREFFGNGLGIVISFLGLFVWIVFPLLISLRKFKRKDL
- the nosD gene encoding nitrous oxide reductase family maturation protein NosD, giving the protein MKRTLYTLLMLCFAAFCAQGKTIRVGKSKAFKSIQAAIDFSVAGDTILVDPGFYKEKNILIQKSIALKGINFPVLDGDKQYAIISIKAKNVLIEGFKLQRTGRSEIRDLGAIMIYDSYQVSAINNILDDTNFGIYVQNSKKCTIKNNSITAYGKNELQSGNGIHCWRSDSLIIIGNKIKGHRDGLYFEFVKNSLIWRNVSTKNVRYGIHFMFSNRNTYIGNIFESNEAGVAVMYSKHIHMFNNHFLNNWGDAAYGILLKDITDSDISGNYFTRNTVGLHMEGCSRIKLYHNTFEHNGWAVKIQASCDGNDFTRSNFVGNTFDIGTNGSLVLNTFTGNYWDKYEGYDLGRDGLGDVPYHPVSMYSMIIDSNPAALMLFRSLIVSLLDKTEKILPGVTPESLKDDKPVMKRIPL
- a CDS encoding cytochrome c, with product MKKLFFICALALVIAACGGKVNSSSTETSGETGAETAGTTEQSGYDPNRGEGKFTEVKLGEKLDHAMAGRGKQVADLKCTSCHKLTDEKLVGPGWAGVTSRHKAEWIMNFMTNTDVMIDKDPKVQAMLEICMVRMPNQSLTDENARDILEYLRQNDGVK